A region of Jonquetella anthropi DSM 22815 DNA encodes the following proteins:
- a CDS encoding universal stress protein, with protein sequence MTVRKILIAVDLSALASDVIRYGCRIATSLKAKVKVIHAVPNVATWKGYEPSLPASLEEEMTQTAKTKLQGYIDDAKAAEPDVTDCIEDVAVLAGNPTLMICTTASDEKFDMIVVGYRGHSALERLLVGSTASNVIRYASTSVLLYRPDETEEPAKS encoded by the coding sequence ATGACCGTTCGTAAGATTCTCATCGCCGTCGATTTAAGCGCTCTCGCGTCAGACGTGATTCGTTATGGGTGCCGGATTGCCACAAGCCTTAAAGCAAAGGTAAAAGTGATCCACGCCGTCCCGAACGTCGCCACGTGGAAGGGATACGAGCCGTCTCTGCCAGCCAGTTTGGAAGAGGAAATGACCCAGACCGCCAAGACAAAGCTTCAAGGCTACATCGACGACGCGAAAGCCGCGGAGCCGGACGTCACGGACTGCATTGAAGACGTGGCCGTTTTGGCCGGCAACCCCACGTTGATGATCTGCACCACCGCGTCGGACGAGAAATTCGACATGATCGTTGTCGGGTACCGGGGCCACTCGGCGCTTGAACGTCTGCTGGTCGGATCCACCGCTTCCAACGTCATCCGCTACGCCTCCACTTCAGTCCTGCTGTACCGTCCGGACGAGACAGAAGAACCGGCGAAAAGCTGA
- the mce gene encoding methylmalonyl-CoA epimerase — MKLDVVDHIGVAVPNIDEALKFWEAVLGVKCTGVEEVADQKVKTAFLPIKDTEIELLEPTSPDSPVAKFMEKGRPGIHHMAIRVENVEKALEELKAASVKLIDEKPRRGAGGALIAFLHPKSTGGVLLELCQRGNC, encoded by the coding sequence GTGAAACTGGACGTGGTAGATCATATCGGCGTGGCAGTTCCCAACATCGACGAGGCGCTCAAGTTCTGGGAAGCCGTGTTGGGCGTCAAGTGCACTGGGGTGGAAGAGGTGGCCGACCAGAAGGTAAAAACCGCGTTTCTTCCCATTAAGGACACGGAAATTGAACTTCTCGAGCCGACGAGCCCGGACAGCCCGGTCGCCAAGTTCATGGAAAAAGGACGGCCTGGGATTCACCACATGGCCATTCGGGTGGAAAACGTCGAAAAAGCCTTGGAGGAGTTAAAAGCCGCAAGCGTCAAGCTGATCGACGAAAAGCCCCGGCGGGGTGCCGGCGGTGCGCTGATCGCGTTCCTTCATCCCAAATCCACCGGCGGCGTCCTGCTGGAGCTGTGTCAAAGAGGAAACTGCTAG